A portion of the Dethiosulfovibrio faecalis genome contains these proteins:
- a CDS encoding SpoIIE family protein phosphatase — translation MKIKGSIASRLILSTLIGAGCVLLAIVGYGFVHARSTLKQEMVSKVEGLAEGTSFKVGRIPLVVETVGRDLAVGLSLSDLSEDDVFSILEGTLRVHPEVSGVCLAFSPQLKDSRLRNWAPFAYRDDGGIHRKNLGEGGYDREIWDWYQLPKELGRPVWTEPYFGVGGSEMLLISYCIPLYDSDGSFMASLACDVSLDWLTDTMIGLRSYDDGYAFLITSAGTVVSHPDRVLIMNETIFSIADAEDDGRLWNIGDGMRKGEDGLVEFVDFTTGDPSWIAYRPVGDMGWSIGIVFPRRALVEPLHDLSRSQLLLGLVGLALLFVVSSVIARSITGPIKSLSAATKLTASGDLESSLPYVPGDDEVAQLARSFASMREDLLVYVEELQETTAAREKMESELNIAHSIQLSLVPRTFPPFPEMEEFDLYALLDPAKEVGGDFYDFFMVDPGRILVTVGDVSGKGVPAALFMAVTRTFIRAFAKEGLGPEAILSRLNDEISADNESCMFVTVFCAVIDLENGEFLYASGGHNPPFLLGKGTVGFLPKVKGPLVGPMAGMTFQEGKAKIEAGETLFLYTDGLTEAMDGYGRLLGEEKSILWLEEMEGMSSKEMVLGLREKVASFVDGAEQSDDITLLAFRFRGPIDRES, via the coding sequence ATGAAGATTAAGGGGAGTATCGCCTCTAGACTGATCCTTTCGACCCTTATAGGGGCGGGATGCGTGCTGTTGGCGATAGTCGGCTATGGTTTCGTCCATGCCAGGTCTACATTGAAACAGGAGATGGTCTCCAAGGTAGAGGGACTTGCCGAGGGAACCTCATTTAAAGTGGGACGGATCCCCCTGGTTGTCGAAACGGTGGGGCGGGATCTGGCCGTAGGTCTTTCTCTTTCCGATCTGTCTGAAGACGACGTCTTCTCGATATTGGAGGGGACCTTGAGGGTGCACCCCGAGGTCTCAGGAGTGTGTCTTGCCTTTTCCCCTCAGCTGAAGGACTCTCGTTTGAGAAATTGGGCTCCATTTGCCTACAGGGACGACGGTGGAATCCACAGGAAAAACCTGGGTGAGGGCGGTTACGACAGGGAGATCTGGGACTGGTACCAACTGCCTAAAGAACTTGGGCGTCCGGTATGGACCGAGCCCTATTTCGGTGTCGGCGGCAGCGAGATGCTGCTGATATCCTACTGCATTCCCCTTTACGATTCCGACGGTTCCTTTATGGCCTCTCTTGCCTGCGATGTCTCCCTAGACTGGCTCACGGATACGATGATCGGACTTAGGTCCTATGACGACGGATACGCTTTTCTGATTACCTCCGCCGGAACGGTGGTATCCCATCCCGACAGGGTCCTCATTATGAACGAGACCATCTTCAGCATCGCCGATGCCGAAGATGATGGTCGACTGTGGAATATCGGAGATGGAATGAGAAAGGGCGAGGATGGACTTGTCGAATTTGTGGATTTTACAACCGGAGATCCCAGCTGGATTGCCTATCGCCCGGTCGGAGATATGGGGTGGTCCATCGGTATAGTCTTTCCCCGCAGGGCTCTCGTCGAACCTCTTCACGATCTTAGTCGATCTCAGCTTTTGCTGGGACTCGTCGGCTTGGCTCTACTGTTCGTGGTGTCCTCCGTAATCGCTAGGTCGATAACCGGTCCTATAAAGAGCCTGAGCGCCGCCACGAAGCTTACTGCGTCGGGTGATCTCGAGTCGTCTCTGCCCTACGTTCCCGGTGACGACGAGGTGGCTCAGCTGGCCCGGTCCTTCGCCTCCATGAGAGAGGATCTTCTTGTCTATGTGGAGGAGCTCCAAGAGACCACCGCCGCCAGGGAAAAGATGGAGAGCGAGCTGAACATCGCCCATTCGATCCAGTTGAGCCTCGTTCCCAGGACCTTCCCGCCTTTCCCGGAGATGGAAGAGTTCGACCTTTATGCCCTTTTGGACCCCGCCAAGGAGGTCGGAGGGGATTTTTACGATTTCTTCATGGTCGATCCCGGACGTATATTGGTAACGGTAGGAGATGTTTCCGGGAAAGGCGTTCCGGCCGCTCTGTTTATGGCGGTGACGAGGACCTTCATAAGGGCCTTCGCCAAGGAGGGGCTGGGCCCCGAAGCCATTTTATCGAGATTAAACGACGAGATATCGGCTGACAACGAGTCCTGTATGTTCGTCACGGTCTTCTGTGCGGTTATAGACCTGGAAAACGGGGAGTTCCTATACGCCTCCGGCGGTCATAATCCTCCGTTTCTTCTGGGCAAGGGGACTGTGGGCTTCCTGCCTAAGGTCAAGGGACCTCTCGTGGGACCGATGGCTGGAATGACCTTCCAGGAAGGCAAGGCCAAGATCGAGGCGGGAGAGACGCTCTTTTTGTATACAGACGGTCTTACCGAGGCGATGGACGGATACGGTAGGCTTCTGGGGGAGGAGAAGTCTATCCTATGGTTGGAGGAGATGGAAGGCATGTCCAGCAAGGAAATGGTCCTGGGGTTGAGAGAGAAAGTAGCGTCGTTCGTCGATGGAGCAGAGCAGTCGGACGACATAACCTTGCTGGCCTTCCGTTTCAGAGGTCCGATCGATCGGGAAAGCTAG